The following DNA comes from Poecilia reticulata strain Guanapo linkage group LG5, Guppy_female_1.0+MT, whole genome shotgun sequence.
aatttaaacaatttgaatCAACCACTGAAATTGCAGCACTTATACAGGAGGAGAAACATTACTTACTGGTGTTAAGAGTTCTGGCCCTGCAAGCTTAAGAAGCAACCTTCACACTGAAGCATGACCAAAAGTGAGCGAGTCTCCCTTTATACTCTACACCCATTAGGAGATAATTAGGGGCCAGGTGTCCTCAATCTTGGGACAGGCTTCATCCTGCTACATTAGCAACAATTACCtgtgggttatttttttaatcaactcGTTAGTAAGCTAGTATTAGGTTGCCCACTTGACCTATTTGTTGGTTGAAGATCTGACCTAGGCTTTGCCATTAAGTTATTTAgcaatttgattttaaaaaaacaacagtttttttaaaaaggctttaATCTGTCTTTAGAGCTTTTAACATTATCTGTTTTGATTCCCAATCTAGAGTCATTTTCTgaatgtcttccccttctctatTTGATGTACCGCCGATTCAGCAATTTATGGATTAAAAACTGCTGCTCCCAAGAAACGTAACGTAATGGGATTGCATTTCTCAAGCATCTCTTTGCTGTTTCAGTCTATTAAATTTAgtactttgcattatttggccACTTAAGTCGTCTATTAGTTTCAGTAATAGGCCTACGTCCTTACTGTATAATATTAGTGGAATGCATTCAAACCTTCTTGTACGTATTTTAGAAGTTTTACGGTGGTTTCAAAATTGATGTGAACTGAAGTACTGTATTATTTAGTGCACAGCACTAAACCAACAACGTCTTGATTTGACCAAATGAAACACAAGTGAGGATATCTAATGCCCCAATAGACCAAATCAGATTATACGGACAGCTCAGGTTGCTCCACAACACTGCTTAGCATAGAGTAATTACTTTTGGCATGCTCACTCCGTAAGAAGGTAATCGCTCCGGAATAACAGGTCACGTCAGGAGCACACTCAGCCTAATCAAAGCTTCTGTAGTGGTTTACTTTAATCCTTTCatgtgtgctttgtttttttctttctttctttctttcttattggATCTATACCATGTGCTTGCTCACACATTTAATAAGTGCTCCATGTGGCGCAAGGACTTCTTTCACTTCAAGAAGAGGATGGACCTGGaactgaggattttttttttaattttgtaaagatttagattttctttctatCGCTTAGATATATAACACTTTTGCATGTCTGTATTTGTGTTAGAATACATGTTAGATATAAAAAACTGTTAGAAGTATTAGCATTTTTACTGTAACGAAAATCTCCATTTAGCATAAGGTTGAaacttgtaactttttttttgatacTGCCCAAACTTTCCATGCGATGCTGGGATATTTCGAGGGTAAGTCTGGAATTCCGCTAGTTCTGAACTATTCATATTTGGCAAAAGTTCACTACTAGCAGAACTCGGATTTGCTCCCGACAAGCGACGGGAATGACTGGCGGTAAAGGTCTTAAGCTGCTGTGTTGAGCAACAGGTGGTTCACATGTGTGGTGTAGTGACCGTTAAGGTGGACAGAAAATTACTCTGGTGCCAAGTGAGCCAAATCGGCCACTGCTGATCTCATGGTTCTGAGTTCACTTAACATCAGGTAATATTCTCTCAAGGTTTTTCTTAATcacttcataaaatgtttttgttttttttgcctttcataACCAGATTTTTCTGATCTCccttttttcttacttttacagTAAGAAGTTCCAGGGTCAATTCCAGCGCTGTGATGTTTTAGTTGGACTGATTAACTCTTCAGAGTGAAAATAGAACTTTGTGTTTGACTTTCgtgatgctttttttccaaatgtatttcattttttaagtgccatttaaacaaacatgttacAATGTGAAACAgatctgagaaaagaaaagttgtttttttatctgtaaatgtctgttgttttcttttctctttaggTAACCACTGACTTCATTTATTCCAAAAGATAATCCTATCCAGCAAACTGCCTTAACTCTATTGCATTAAAGTGTTAGAAAAGCTTACGAGTGAAAACAACAACTAGccaaaacattatgaccactgacAAGTAAGGTGAGTGAAACCGGTAATCTTGTTATAACACAgtgatttaatttatattttatctcaTTTAAAGCTGACTTTAGCCTGGATATTCAAGAATCTTTTTGAAGTACTCACTCAGCTTTCAGTCTCTTAAAAGGGATCCACAGTGAGTTCTAATAGAAttagaatataatttatttaagaagcatttatttcagacataaaaattatataaaaaaaattatagactattcagtttttataaagttaaataaatactgtCACATGGATGTCGCCATGTTGTTTACGCTGCAATGCATCCTGGGTAGATGACATATGCGAGGCATATAACACAGcaccagaaacacacagaggttTTATCATCAACTGTGGAGTGTAGATattttgatgtgaaaaaaaatggctgttCCAGGCAgatggtcataatgttatgttGGGACCTGTTTACTTTTTCAGCactaacattttaattacttgtTTGATTTGTCACAGTACAGTTTGTGTGACGAGTGTATAGAGATCACTGTCTCGGTGTGTCTACatgtgttgggtttttttgtgttccAGGTTTTTCACCAAACTACAAGAGACCAAGATGGCCAAAACAACAAGCATTTgtcaaataaatatgtaatttatgaAATAAGTGATTGTACGTTCTTGTTCAATGTGTAATATAGTTCttttatttgggatattttCTAAGAGAGTAAATGTGCACTAAAATCCTGATTCAGCACGTACCCTGGTTTGAGGTCAAAAGGGGAGCTATTATGctaaatgtactttttgcaCGTTGTTGTACTTTTACTTGGGCCTTTATTAGTTTTGGAAACAGTCTAAGTACCAACCCCTCCACCCCCAAAACAACCAACTGTTTTCTGGCTATAAGTTAATTTTTTGTCTggacaacaaaatgtttcaaaaaccttcctaCAAGCAACCTGCACTGAGTTTGGTAGATGAAGACTCTTTCTAGAGAACTCCATAACAAAAgcgacaaaaatgttttacatatgaAGGAAGCAACGCTCTTAACAATGGCCTGCCAAATCTTGTCATGATATGTGCGTATTTGAACTTTGGGTTACAgatttgattatatttattgTTCATGTATTTAGATAATCACAGTTGAATCCTTGATATTATGTCATTTCTTATTATTTGCACATTGGACTGTTATGTTGCTAGGTTAGGCTATGTTTTCACAGTAGGtcttcattttttgttgttgctaaaatctgtttcattttccttttttgtggtCGTTCATATTACTAATTAAATATGACAACAATCGAACTTCTGTGTGAGCGGTTTACGACCCCAAATCAACCCACGAATGCAGAAAAAGAATGACGGCATCACACAGCAGCATAATAATGGATGCTACTGTCTATGTATGgatcagttttaatttattcagcaatgggagtaaaagtaaaagctaAGAAGCGGACTGTTGCGACTGCCATGAAAACGTCGGATATGGACAAAACAATTGCATTTAGTTTGCATTCATCTTGCTGTATGAACATAGCCTTAGCTTCAGGTTTTTCCcctttgtttacctttattGTCTCCTTTCCTCCTGTGGTTTTTATCTCTCACCAACCCTCCACCTGCTGTTTCCCATCTCTTAACTTCCCTCTGCCTGCACTCACTCCGCTGTTTTCCCTCCGTGATCAACCCCTCCAGTTCTCATGTCATCATCCTCCACTTTTTCCTCACtgtatatatacagtatatctCTCTGGTTTCATTGTTCTCCACTGGCTCCTTATGTTGCTGTTTGCCTCACTTATACTGTAGGTGTCTTTGTTACCATGTCGGTGTCTCTGctgtggcagccattttgtgtTCTGGCTAAAGAGGAGGCCCACCTCAAACCCAGCGTCTTTATAGTAAGTTAGTGCCGGAGTTTTTTATTGGTTGAGACGTGgaagaaaatcaaagtgttcaaaagaataaatggacttttaaaTGAGCATTTTTGCTTGAGATTTACTGATattgtttacattatttatgtgaaagtttttcttttcccactGGGAAGGTGAGATTATTGGCTTGGCcaatttaaatttgagttgtGAGTTTGTACATATATATCGATGAACTGCTAGCAGAGACTGATGAAGGGCGGCCATTTCGAATGCTGCTGTGATGcctggaaaaaaaggaaaccagcTTTGTTTGCCGTGTAGCCAAGTCAGTGACGACTTCTCTTTTCCACACTACACCTCTTTAAAATTCATAAATACttaatttacattatttacattaaaataatttgtgttgaAATGCTTCATGCgtgtcaaataaaaatttttagatttgatGCTTCTTGTGTGAAgacttttgaattaaaaaatgacatgaaacaataaaacccaTATGGTTGTGAAGCTTAGGTTTACAGTACCAGTAATCATATTATGTGAGTACATACCATTCATCCCACAGGTCCAACACGTCAGGCAGTGCTCTTTCTTTGTGAACAAATAATTTCGAGTGGATATGAGCTTCTCTTTATTAATTCTGTTGCTACATATATACAAGTAAATACTTACAAGTCATGGCATGCAGAACAACTTATCCACACATGCGGCAGATGTGctacatgcatttattttgtagtttatgGGTTTTCAGAGACCTCAGTCATTTTTTTGGGAAGAAAAGCAATACCCATGTTTTCACATCAGAATACAATTCtagaatgtgtttttgctttatgtcCATGGTAAAATGCACCGAAAAATATCAGCTTCATCAGATGAatcttgtttctcttttttttttttttttttaatatatttttctttgaaaacccTAAGATGTaacaacagtaaaaacacatcaaagttGGTCATTTCCATGTCATCCAAATCAAGACAGGCCAAGATCTTAAGAGGGTCCAACTTTTGAGACTTCGGTGACCGACTGACTTGCAGATGACTCCTCCTCGTCACCTCCACTCATCCCCAGCATCTTCCTCATGCAAGAGCGGAACTGAAAGCAAAAGCAAAGTTGGACACTTCAGATGCTTTCCTTCGTTCAGCGTGGATCAAATGCGATCTCGTTAGGATAAGTTGATTTTGCCACGCGGCGACATAATTGGGGTTCGGACATTGCTGACATCCAAGAGTCAAACAGACAACTagcaaaagaagtaaaaaaaatgtaacacgAACACCTATCTAAGGTGGAATGCTTAGAAAGCAGTTTGAGCCAttgattatatttaaaatcCACCATTAGGGGGCATTGACGGCCTTTATCGGCCATGTTCAAGACAGAAAAGGTCTATAGTTGGTCTCTCCTTCAGCTTTACAGTATAATACCACCGTCAGTCTTTTACCCCCCCATAAGCCTACCTGCTTATTGAGGAGAACATAGATGACAGGATTGTAGACCGTGGAGGCTTTTGAGACACAGGACGGTATGGTAGCAAGTCTTAGGTCAAACGTCTGTCCACGATGATTCACGACCCAAAGCGCAAAGGAGGCGTATGGCACGTAGCACACCAGGAAGCCCAGCACCATGACGACCACCATCCTGGTCACCTCTTTCTCTGCCTTCTGGGTGGAGGCAGACTCTGCCTGGGCCTTTGCTGCCTACAGATTCACAGGTCGAGTCAGAATCCGAGCCAAAAAGCCACACCAAACACAAATCAACGATTCAAATCTGGGTAGCTCACAAAGTCCCACTTACTGATTTCAGTGTGAATAGCAGCTGCGAGTAGCAGAAGACAATGCAAGTGAAAGGGACggaaaagcagaagcagaagagGAACAGCACAAAGGATTCGGTGTTGTACTTGTTGCCCGTTGTGTACCAGTCTGGTCCGCATGAACACTGCATTCCCTCAGGGATATATCTGGCAAAGCAGACAATACATGTAGCAATACGATTCCATTACTGTGTTAGATTAATCCGTCGCTAAAATGTTGTCCTCACCTACTCCATCCCACTAGTGGAGGAACTGCAGCGCACAAAGCAAAGAACCAGGTAAGTGCACAGAAGAACAAAGCATGCTCTGACTTGAAGGCAAAGTTCCCGAGTGGCTTGCAGATAACCAGCCATCTTTCAAATGCAATCACCGCAAGAGACCAAAGGCTCACCATGCCtgagaaaaaacaagacagaattCAGATGAACCACATGTTGGCATACTGTATATAAGACTTGTCAGACAGACAGGGTTACAGTTAGTTACTAAATTCTCCACAATATCTTACATCTCTCTTAAATTCTAACTCAGCTGGTAAAGCATGAAGCCAGCTTTCACAGACTGGGATTGCTCTAATATTTTCCTGTTCTTACCACCAAGAGACGCCGTAAATCCTTCGATCTTGCATCCGAGAGGACCAAGAGCCATGTATCGGAAGGCAAAACAGTAGAAGCAGGTAAAAGAGCCCACGGACGAGACGATGAGGTTCGCCACAGCCATGTTGACCAGGATGTAGTTCAGATGGGAGCGGAGCTTCTTGTATTGAATAGTACATGCGATTGTGAGGACATTGATGGCCGTGCCAGCCACAAACAAGAAGAACATTAACGctgacattgaataaaaaagCCCCAGGCTCCCTAAATGGTCCTGGGGGACTAAGTACGGGCTGAGGGCTGTGATGTTGTCGGTTTCCAGGGGGATGGGGATCCAGAAGTCATCTGGAGTTTCCTCTTGACGACTTGTCCTCATCTTCATTGGGCTggtttttgaataaaactttCAACTAGACTGGATGATTAAATACGAGCTGGATGCGGTATAATTTTAAATCTACACTTAGACAGTGGTGTGATACTTCATGTTTTTCCTGTCGCCTAAGTGAGGTGGGCTTCTCTCTGTCTGATGCCGACTTACTGAAAAGTGGCTTTTATAGGAACTTTAAACGTTGCTCTGGCTCAACTTAATTGGCTCAAGGATGGGATTTAAAGCTTTACATGTATTCCCGTGACAACTTACACCACCTTTTAGCTAATGCCGAGATTAGAGTCTTAGTGTCGGAGTTCAGAATTGGCCAGTATCTTCTCACTGCTTGTCTGTGTCTGGACCCCGGGAATTGGCTAATCCGTTTGCCGGAGGCTAAAAGATTAGCTAGTCCTCCAGCACGCATAATACTTGTAGCCTATTGTTGTTTGGTCTCgctaatgtcaaatttatttctggTTTGGATTGTTCAAGaatctgattgtgttttttaaagcaatataCCTTGAAAGAAAATTTGCTTTAGTgttctgtttaattaaaatgtgaaactgtaaAAATTGGAGAACATGACCTAATATGCTCATAGCATAAGTTCagtttaagcaaaaaaaaaatgttttcctgttaatttagtcaaaaaacttgttggcacttttaatgcaaagttgctctaaaagttgcattgaaagtccattaaaagtgtcagtTTTGCATggttttgtaaattatgataatttaatgcaaagttggcatttttaatggactttcaatgcaacttttagagcaactttgcattaaaagtgccaatatttaccgaatgacacttcatgacaacaatcATAAACATTCGTAAAGACTtcttgatgttcatgacagatgttatgtcatgtttatgacagtgtcatgtcagtcttatgcacaccccttcaaataaagtgttacccaaaggttatttatttgtttttgttttgtttaaaaatttacaTGCCtacaatttcaatttgtgcTAAACTTCAGTGGTCTGAACCcacattttcctctctgtttttacCAGGATCACAGGATTCATTTATCGCCTCTCGATGTTTGATGTCGAGGTTGGGAGGGAGAATCTTTACTTATCTTGGGGTTGAAGTATTATTCTTTGCTTCTGCAACTTGAAATTGAtgctatgattttttttctctccagaactggaaaatattcaaCTGCATCCTTCTTTACTTTTGTTAGTGAATTAGCAGCGGTTACCCTCCTAGTGCTCTACTCCCACGCTTAAAAGTTGAAGTAGTCTTTGCTTCGGTTAgcaaaaaaactatttccttATTTGACTTTAACCACCTATCATGAATAgaatataaaatgcataaatcgtattagatttttatatttttatttttaaatcttaattttgtGCTGGTACACGATCAGGTAATAAGTTGAGATGTGCATCACATCACCACCATAAACTCTCCTAACTCCCTCATGATTGTAAGAAAATATGATTAACTGACTCCAATAAATAATATCTAACAACAGCAGatgactgaaattatttttgacctGATCAAGGATCACAATCTGCTATATTTCATAACTGTCGATTAGGCCAAACACATCAGAGCCAAAACAAATGGAGCCATTGTTGAACTTCCAGGGTTTCTGAAGACCTCCAGAAATATCGCACcatacaataaaatgacatgcGAGATTTGAGCATATTTATTTCTACTCATGCGCACAACTCATGAAAACACTTCACTACAAAGAAAGATAAACTGAAAATCAATGGTGAGAAACTCTTTGTGGATGTAGGAAGGAACAAAATGACAAcgactgaataaaaatgaacttgGAGGCAGTTTAAACTGTAGCATGcccctaataaaaaaaatgttaatttttttaaaaaaagcaaaaactggaaattcttcaaaatacaataaaaaaatttgttcaattgtttttctttttcattaacaTATTTAGCAGAATGTTGCTAAGTtgttctaattatttttgttattgtcagattgtaaaatgtttggacaTAGCATTTGCAATTAATAGAGGATTACGGTCAGACTAAGCCGGACCAACTTTGGAGATTTCAGTCACTGACTGAGTTGTAGAGACATCCTCCTCTCCATCCCCCATCCCCAGCATGTTTAGCATGCATGTTCGAAACTGagagtgagaaaaaacaaaagaattatTGAGCTGTTGGAAAGCATCAGACTTAGTTGTTATTTTCTGGAAATTGTCAAGAACAGCCAAGTGGCATGTAAAGATAATCTAAAATGTCTGGAATGAAGACAAACTGATGCTTCTCTAAGTCCTCCTTTTACCCTGGCTATCCTTTCCAAAATTACATAGCTACTGGTCATGATGCCTGGCTTCTTTTATTAGAAAACACTTTTATCGTTAAAGTCGCACCTGCTTATTGAGGACTACGTAGATGACGGGATTATAGACGGTGGAGGCCTTCGACAGGCAGGATGGCAGGGTTGCTAATCTCAGGTCGAACTTTTGCCCACGGTTGTTGACGACCCAAAGAGCGAAGGAAGCGTAGGGCATCCAGCACACCAAGAAGCCCAGCACCATGA
Coding sequences within:
- the LOC103465548 gene encoding blue-sensitive opsin (The RefSeq protein has 1 substitution compared to this genomic sequence), giving the protein MKMRTSRQEETPDDFWIPIPLETDNITALSPYLVPQDHLGSLGLFYSMSALMFFLFVAGTAINVLTIACTIQYKKLRSHLNYILVNMAVANLIVSSVGSFTCFYCFAFRYMALGPLGCKIEGFTASLGGMVSLWSLAVIAFERWLVICKPLGNFAFKSEHALFFCALTWFFALCAAVPPLVGWSRYIPEGMQCSCGPDWYTTGNKYNTESFVLFLFCFCFSVPFTCIVFCYSQLLFTLKSAAKAQAESASTQKAEKEVTRMVVVMVLGFLVCYMPYASFALWVVNHRGQTFDLRLATIPSCVSKASTVYNPVIYVLLNKQFRSCMRKMLGMSGGDEEESSASQSVTEVSKVGPS